One segment of Primulina tabacum isolate GXHZ01 chromosome 6, ASM2559414v2, whole genome shotgun sequence DNA contains the following:
- the LOC142548604 gene encoding uncharacterized protein LOC142548604 isoform X1, translating to MGSFLADLKFIFITKISMDVRVLLFLFTVNSVWCCNARDLTSAVFNEMVSVNTNSDLLSAVQQSHNKLSGREAQHMKEVMKNETLCSLCEEYSTDAVCYLSENKTQTEIIDILHKICARIPTFSKQCIALVDYYAPLFFIEVSSIEPAAFCQKFGVCEVAISFPQYLSKNNKCDVCHNMVIEALLKLKDPDTELEVVEVLLKACNSIKNDVKKCKRLVFEYAPIVLVNVEKFLETNDVCTILHACDEVGAEQAVIGSRTDTTLLSAS from the exons ATGGGCTCTTTTCTCGCGGACCTGAAATTCATCTTCATAACCAAGATCAG CATGGATGTTAGGGTGCTCTTATTTTTATTCACAGTCAACAGCGTCTGGTGCTGTAATGCTAGAGATCTGACTTCTGCTGTCTTCAATGAAATGGTTTCAG TGAATACTAATTCCGACCTTCTGTCTGCAGTCCAGCAGTCACATAACAAGCTTTCAGGGAGAGAAGCTCAACATATGAAAGAAGTTATGAAGAACGAAACCTTGTGTTCATTGTGTGAAGAATATTCTACAGACGCTGTTTGTTATCTCTCTGAGAACAAAACCCAAACCGAGATCATTGACATCCTTCACAAAATCTGCGCTCGAATACCGACATTCAGTAAACAG TGCATAGCTTTGGTGGACTATTATGCCCCTCTATTTTTTATTGAGGTCTCCTCAATAGAACCTGCTGCTTTCTGCCAAAAGTTTGGTGTTTGTGAAGTAGCGATTTCCTTTCCCCAGTATCTCTCTAAGAATAATAAATGTGATGTGTGTCATAACATGGTAATTGAAGCCTTATTGAAGTTGAAAGATCCCGACACGGAG TTGGAAGTAGTCGAGGTGCTCCTGAAGGCATGTAACTCAAtcaaaaatgatgtcaaaaag TGTAAAAGATTGGTATTTGAATATGCGCCTATTGTTCTTGTCAACGTGGAGAAATTCTTAGAAACGAATGATGTATGCACTATATTGCATGCTTGTGATGAAGTTGGGGCAGAACAAGCAGTGATAGGGAGTAGGACTGATACAACCTTGCTGTCTGCATCTTAA
- the LOC142548604 gene encoding uncharacterized protein LOC142548604 isoform X4 — protein sequence MGSFLADLKFIFITKISMDVRVLLFLFTVNSVWCCNARDLTSAVFNEMVSGREAQHMKEVMKNETLCSLCEEYSTDAVCYLSENKTQTEIIDILHKICARIPTFSKQCIALVDYYAPLFFIEVSSIEPAAFCQKFGVCEVAISFPQYLSKNNKCDVCHNMVIEALLKLKDPDTELEVVEVLLKACNSIKNDVKKCKRLVFEYAPIVLVNVEKFLETNDVCTILHACDEVGAEQAVIGSRTDTTLLSAS from the exons ATGGGCTCTTTTCTCGCGGACCTGAAATTCATCTTCATAACCAAGATCAG CATGGATGTTAGGGTGCTCTTATTTTTATTCACAGTCAACAGCGTCTGGTGCTGTAATGCTAGAGATCTGACTTCTGCTGTCTTCAATGAAATGGTTTCAG GGAGAGAAGCTCAACATATGAAAGAAGTTATGAAGAACGAAACCTTGTGTTCATTGTGTGAAGAATATTCTACAGACGCTGTTTGTTATCTCTCTGAGAACAAAACCCAAACCGAGATCATTGACATCCTTCACAAAATCTGCGCTCGAATACCGACATTCAGTAAACAG TGCATAGCTTTGGTGGACTATTATGCCCCTCTATTTTTTATTGAGGTCTCCTCAATAGAACCTGCTGCTTTCTGCCAAAAGTTTGGTGTTTGTGAAGTAGCGATTTCCTTTCCCCAGTATCTCTCTAAGAATAATAAATGTGATGTGTGTCATAACATGGTAATTGAAGCCTTATTGAAGTTGAAAGATCCCGACACGGAG TTGGAAGTAGTCGAGGTGCTCCTGAAGGCATGTAACTCAAtcaaaaatgatgtcaaaaag TGTAAAAGATTGGTATTTGAATATGCGCCTATTGTTCTTGTCAACGTGGAGAAATTCTTAGAAACGAATGATGTATGCACTATATTGCATGCTTGTGATGAAGTTGGGGCAGAACAAGCAGTGATAGGGAGTAGGACTGATACAACCTTGCTGTCTGCATCTTAA
- the LOC142548604 gene encoding uncharacterized protein LOC142548604 isoform X2 — MGSFLADLKFIFITKISMDVRVLLFLFTVNSVWCCNARDLTSAVFNEMVSVQQSHNKLSGREAQHMKEVMKNETLCSLCEEYSTDAVCYLSENKTQTEIIDILHKICARIPTFSKQCIALVDYYAPLFFIEVSSIEPAAFCQKFGVCEVAISFPQYLSKNNKCDVCHNMVIEALLKLKDPDTELEVVEVLLKACNSIKNDVKKCKRLVFEYAPIVLVNVEKFLETNDVCTILHACDEVGAEQAVIGSRTDTTLLSAS, encoded by the exons ATGGGCTCTTTTCTCGCGGACCTGAAATTCATCTTCATAACCAAGATCAG CATGGATGTTAGGGTGCTCTTATTTTTATTCACAGTCAACAGCGTCTGGTGCTGTAATGCTAGAGATCTGACTTCTGCTGTCTTCAATGAAATGGTTTCAG TCCAGCAGTCACATAACAAGCTTTCAGGGAGAGAAGCTCAACATATGAAAGAAGTTATGAAGAACGAAACCTTGTGTTCATTGTGTGAAGAATATTCTACAGACGCTGTTTGTTATCTCTCTGAGAACAAAACCCAAACCGAGATCATTGACATCCTTCACAAAATCTGCGCTCGAATACCGACATTCAGTAAACAG TGCATAGCTTTGGTGGACTATTATGCCCCTCTATTTTTTATTGAGGTCTCCTCAATAGAACCTGCTGCTTTCTGCCAAAAGTTTGGTGTTTGTGAAGTAGCGATTTCCTTTCCCCAGTATCTCTCTAAGAATAATAAATGTGATGTGTGTCATAACATGGTAATTGAAGCCTTATTGAAGTTGAAAGATCCCGACACGGAG TTGGAAGTAGTCGAGGTGCTCCTGAAGGCATGTAACTCAAtcaaaaatgatgtcaaaaag TGTAAAAGATTGGTATTTGAATATGCGCCTATTGTTCTTGTCAACGTGGAGAAATTCTTAGAAACGAATGATGTATGCACTATATTGCATGCTTGTGATGAAGTTGGGGCAGAACAAGCAGTGATAGGGAGTAGGACTGATACAACCTTGCTGTCTGCATCTTAA
- the LOC142548603 gene encoding uncharacterized protein LOC142548603, which yields MCILCVIQKWSRRVATMLPWLVIPLIGLWGLSQLLPPAFRFEITSPRLACVFVLLVTLFWYEVLMPRLSAWQVRRNAMLRERKRLEAIQMHKLRKTATRRCRNCLTPYRDQNPGGGKFMCSYCGHISKRPVLDLPVPPGMGKSGILYDLVGKGGKTLNGKTWSGNALLCGQDWLEDGSLVGAPFTGKSSYWKKDGCGFHFEDDHCLAEKSYSRLFVFICKAFASFFFTIMWRWRKIFRVSSAGDDGSDAQYTGMLDTRSENEVNGLESRGEKARRKADEKRQAKIEKELMEEEERKQREEIARLVEEQRRLRDSKLETEKNCGKGSPRAKKIDVKKEAERKRHERKKERDRGSSKSNSDTEEVEKRSAKESERNKSECDGREQNRSLTESMKSHSTQAGHGFKSATANNQYRSNTGTRYLDRMRGSFLSSSRALTGGSFFGKSTNASSLSREQKSNISLDHAHTYLYKKDTAERVSGRGNVNGDDKIANRPVFIDSQPCTAPKKSWQQLFTSSSNVSVPSNSNILSEPSGKCLADVQSPPFSAQTTEPLSFDKPVNFGVPSPVALHPCTFGSMRRSTDLPLPSPGLFSKIGDAPHPFLPEESEIFEDPCYVPDPISLLGPVSESLENFQLDLGIVTDLGSDKPCALKTIAPPSETTKPSPIESPLSRSRVSEERRAGSLVSPGVPKSNDYSNNVNDSGTWQMWKSSPLVQDGLGLLGGHVNWFTNSEMNDPKKEDINSAPHKTMASLFKNYEQVIPGTHSSPDVLFGNYQIGGKFNDHLPASADGPWLPNPSYGLDPSGKNHVLVRSKEEATQNAPIYGDHDGSATRFELSTSDSLAKKDWSLQGSRDGAGSLPLNRPPNIGGLYSTPDEQSLWSYE from the exons ATGTGTATACTTTGCGTTATTCAAAAGTGGTCGCGGAGAGTTGCTACCATGCTGCCATGGCTAGTGATTCCTCTCATTGGGTTATGGGGTTTGTCGCAGCTCTTGCCACCTGCTTTCCGTTTTGAAATCACATCGCCCAGGCTTGCTTGTGTATTCGTGCTGTTAGTGACTTTGTTCTGGTACGAGGTACTGATGCCTCGGTTGTCGGCGTGGCAGGTCCGGAGGAATGCTATGCTTAGGGAGAGGAAGAGGCTCGAGGCTATTCAAATGCATAAATTGAGAAAGACAGCCACACGGAGGTGCAGGAATTGTCTTACTCCATATAGGGATCAAAATCCAGGTGGGGGCAAGTTTATGTGCTCTTACTGCGGCCATATTTCCAAGAGGCCGGTTCTGGATCTTCCCGTGCCTCCGGGTATGGGTAAGTCGGGGATATTGtatgatttggttgggaaaggTGGAAAGACACTgaatgggaagacttggtcagGTAATGCTTTGCTGTGTGGTCAGGACTGGTTGGAGGATGGAAGTTTGGTTGGCGCACCTTTTACTGGGAAGTCGAGTTATTGGAAGAAGGATGGTTGTGGGTTTCATTTTGAGGATGACCATTGTTTAGCAGAGAAGTCTTATTCTCGCCTTTTTGTTTTCATTTGCAAAGCTTTTGCATCATTTTTCTTCACCATAATGTGGCGCTGGAGAAAGATTTTCAGGGTTAGTTCTGCTGGGGATGATGGTTCAGATGCACAATACACAGGGATGCTGGATACTCGAAGTGAGAATGAAGTGAATGGCCTGGAAAGTAGAGGAGAGAAAGCACGCAGAAAAGCTGATGAGAAAAGGCAAGCTAAAATAGAAAAGGAACTTATGGAAGAGGAGGAAAGAAAACAGAGAGAAGAGATCGCTAGGTTGGTTGAAGAGCAAAGGAGATTGCGTGATTCAAAACTGGAGACTGAGAAAAACTGTGGAAAAGGTTCCCCTCGTGCCAAGAAAATAGATGTTAAAAAAGAAGCTGAAAGGAAGCGTcatgaaagaaagaaagaaagagacaGAGGATCTAGTAAAAGCAATTCTGATACCGAGGAGGTGGAAAAAAGATCGGCCAAGGAAAGTGAACGAAACAAGAGCGAATGTGATGGACGGGAACAAAATAGAAGTTTAACTGAAAGTATGAAATCTCACAGCACACAAGCAGGGCATGGTTTTAAAAGTGCTACTGCAAACAATCAATATAGATCGAATACAGGAACAAGATACTTGGATCGCATGAGAGGCAGTTTTTTATCTTCTTCCAGAGCACTCACTGGAGGCAGTTTTTTCGGAAAGAGCACTAATGCATCTTCTCTTTCAAGGGAACAAAAATCTAACATATCTCTAGATCATGCTCACACTTATTTGTATAAGAAAGACACTGCAGAACGTGTGTCTGGAAGAGGAAACGTAAATGGAGATGATAAGATTGCCAACCGCCCG GTGTTCATTGATTCTCAACCATGTACAGCCCCTAAAAAGTCATGGCAACAATTATTTACCAGTTCATCCAATGTTTCTGTGCCTTCTAATTCTAATATCTTAAGCGAACCAAGTGGGAAATGTTTAGCAGATGTTCAGAGCCCGCCTTTTTCTGCCCAAACTACTGAACCTCTATCGTTTGACAAACCTGTCAATTTTGGAGTACCATCACCAGTTGCTTTACATCCATGCACTTTTGGATCAATGAGACGTAGCACAGATCTTCCATTACCTTCTCCTGGCTTGTTTTCTAAGATAGGCGACGCTCCACATCCTTTTTTGCCAGAGGAGTCAGAGATTTTTGAAGACCCTTGTTATGTTCCTGATCCCATATCCTTGCTAGGGCCTGTTTCTGAATCCCTTGAGAACTTTCAGTTGGACCTTGGCATTGTGACAGATCTAGGATCGGATAAACCATGTGCTCTAAAGACAATAGCTCCACCATCTGAAACTACGAAGCCATCACCCATTGAGTCCCCTTTGTCACGATCACGGGTTTCTGAGGAAAGGCGTGCCGGCTCACTAGTTTCCCCTGGAGTTCCAAAGTCTAATGATTACTCAAACAATGTGAATGATAGCGGAACATGGCAGATGTGGAAAAGCTCTCCTCTTGTGCAAGATGGTCTAGGTTTGCTTGGTGGGCATGTCAACTGGTTTACGAATTCGGAAATGAATGATCCAAAGAAGGAAGATATCAATTCTGCGCCTCATAAAACAATGGCTTCACTATTTAAGAATTATGAGCAAGTCATTCCTGGAACTCATTCTTCTCCTGATGTTCTATTTGGCAACTATCAGATTGGTGGAAAATTTAATGATCATTTACCTGCTAGCGCAGATGGTCCATGGTTACCAAATCCTTCATATGGACTGGATCCAAGTGGGAAGAATCATGTTTTGGTGAGATCTAAGGAAGAGGCTACTCAGAATGCTCCAATCTATGGAGATCACGATGGCTCTGCCACTAGATTTGAGTTGTCTACATCTGATTCATTGGCAAA AAAAGACTGGAGTTTGCAGGGTTCGAGAGATGGTGCTGGCAGCCTTCCATTGAATAGACCTCCCAACATTGGAGGTCTATATTCCACGCCAGATGAACAATCTCTTTGGTCTTATGagtga
- the LOC142548604 gene encoding uncharacterized protein LOC142548604 isoform X3, translated as MDVRVLLFLFTVNSVWCCNARDLTSAVFNEMVSVNTNSDLLSAVQQSHNKLSGREAQHMKEVMKNETLCSLCEEYSTDAVCYLSENKTQTEIIDILHKICARIPTFSKQCIALVDYYAPLFFIEVSSIEPAAFCQKFGVCEVAISFPQYLSKNNKCDVCHNMVIEALLKLKDPDTELEVVEVLLKACNSIKNDVKKCKRLVFEYAPIVLVNVEKFLETNDVCTILHACDEVGAEQAVIGSRTDTTLLSAS; from the exons ATGGATGTTAGGGTGCTCTTATTTTTATTCACAGTCAACAGCGTCTGGTGCTGTAATGCTAGAGATCTGACTTCTGCTGTCTTCAATGAAATGGTTTCAG TGAATACTAATTCCGACCTTCTGTCTGCAGTCCAGCAGTCACATAACAAGCTTTCAGGGAGAGAAGCTCAACATATGAAAGAAGTTATGAAGAACGAAACCTTGTGTTCATTGTGTGAAGAATATTCTACAGACGCTGTTTGTTATCTCTCTGAGAACAAAACCCAAACCGAGATCATTGACATCCTTCACAAAATCTGCGCTCGAATACCGACATTCAGTAAACAG TGCATAGCTTTGGTGGACTATTATGCCCCTCTATTTTTTATTGAGGTCTCCTCAATAGAACCTGCTGCTTTCTGCCAAAAGTTTGGTGTTTGTGAAGTAGCGATTTCCTTTCCCCAGTATCTCTCTAAGAATAATAAATGTGATGTGTGTCATAACATGGTAATTGAAGCCTTATTGAAGTTGAAAGATCCCGACACGGAG TTGGAAGTAGTCGAGGTGCTCCTGAAGGCATGTAACTCAAtcaaaaatgatgtcaaaaag TGTAAAAGATTGGTATTTGAATATGCGCCTATTGTTCTTGTCAACGTGGAGAAATTCTTAGAAACGAATGATGTATGCACTATATTGCATGCTTGTGATGAAGTTGGGGCAGAACAAGCAGTGATAGGGAGTAGGACTGATACAACCTTGCTGTCTGCATCTTAA
- the LOC142548604 gene encoding uncharacterized protein LOC142548604 isoform X5 yields MDVRVLLFLFTVNSVWCCNARDLTSAVFNEMVSVQQSHNKLSGREAQHMKEVMKNETLCSLCEEYSTDAVCYLSENKTQTEIIDILHKICARIPTFSKQCIALVDYYAPLFFIEVSSIEPAAFCQKFGVCEVAISFPQYLSKNNKCDVCHNMVIEALLKLKDPDTELEVVEVLLKACNSIKNDVKKCKRLVFEYAPIVLVNVEKFLETNDVCTILHACDEVGAEQAVIGSRTDTTLLSAS; encoded by the exons ATGGATGTTAGGGTGCTCTTATTTTTATTCACAGTCAACAGCGTCTGGTGCTGTAATGCTAGAGATCTGACTTCTGCTGTCTTCAATGAAATGGTTTCAG TCCAGCAGTCACATAACAAGCTTTCAGGGAGAGAAGCTCAACATATGAAAGAAGTTATGAAGAACGAAACCTTGTGTTCATTGTGTGAAGAATATTCTACAGACGCTGTTTGTTATCTCTCTGAGAACAAAACCCAAACCGAGATCATTGACATCCTTCACAAAATCTGCGCTCGAATACCGACATTCAGTAAACAG TGCATAGCTTTGGTGGACTATTATGCCCCTCTATTTTTTATTGAGGTCTCCTCAATAGAACCTGCTGCTTTCTGCCAAAAGTTTGGTGTTTGTGAAGTAGCGATTTCCTTTCCCCAGTATCTCTCTAAGAATAATAAATGTGATGTGTGTCATAACATGGTAATTGAAGCCTTATTGAAGTTGAAAGATCCCGACACGGAG TTGGAAGTAGTCGAGGTGCTCCTGAAGGCATGTAACTCAAtcaaaaatgatgtcaaaaag TGTAAAAGATTGGTATTTGAATATGCGCCTATTGTTCTTGTCAACGTGGAGAAATTCTTAGAAACGAATGATGTATGCACTATATTGCATGCTTGTGATGAAGTTGGGGCAGAACAAGCAGTGATAGGGAGTAGGACTGATACAACCTTGCTGTCTGCATCTTAA
- the LOC142548604 gene encoding uncharacterized protein LOC142548604 isoform X6 → MDVRVLLFLFTVNSVWCCNARDLTSAVFNEMVSGREAQHMKEVMKNETLCSLCEEYSTDAVCYLSENKTQTEIIDILHKICARIPTFSKQCIALVDYYAPLFFIEVSSIEPAAFCQKFGVCEVAISFPQYLSKNNKCDVCHNMVIEALLKLKDPDTELEVVEVLLKACNSIKNDVKKCKRLVFEYAPIVLVNVEKFLETNDVCTILHACDEVGAEQAVIGSRTDTTLLSAS, encoded by the exons ATGGATGTTAGGGTGCTCTTATTTTTATTCACAGTCAACAGCGTCTGGTGCTGTAATGCTAGAGATCTGACTTCTGCTGTCTTCAATGAAATGGTTTCAG GGAGAGAAGCTCAACATATGAAAGAAGTTATGAAGAACGAAACCTTGTGTTCATTGTGTGAAGAATATTCTACAGACGCTGTTTGTTATCTCTCTGAGAACAAAACCCAAACCGAGATCATTGACATCCTTCACAAAATCTGCGCTCGAATACCGACATTCAGTAAACAG TGCATAGCTTTGGTGGACTATTATGCCCCTCTATTTTTTATTGAGGTCTCCTCAATAGAACCTGCTGCTTTCTGCCAAAAGTTTGGTGTTTGTGAAGTAGCGATTTCCTTTCCCCAGTATCTCTCTAAGAATAATAAATGTGATGTGTGTCATAACATGGTAATTGAAGCCTTATTGAAGTTGAAAGATCCCGACACGGAG TTGGAAGTAGTCGAGGTGCTCCTGAAGGCATGTAACTCAAtcaaaaatgatgtcaaaaag TGTAAAAGATTGGTATTTGAATATGCGCCTATTGTTCTTGTCAACGTGGAGAAATTCTTAGAAACGAATGATGTATGCACTATATTGCATGCTTGTGATGAAGTTGGGGCAGAACAAGCAGTGATAGGGAGTAGGACTGATACAACCTTGCTGTCTGCATCTTAA